A segment of the Bordetella flabilis genome:
GAGGACCTCACGGCGGCCGCGCTCGTCTACGAGGCCGCGCGCTTGCCGACATGAGCGGAGTAGGGGATTCAGGTTCGCGCGGGAAGCGCTGCGGTATAACAACCGTGTATCTTCTATACCCGGAGTCCGCATGACCTCCCTGTTTTCTGCCATCGACCTCGGCAAGCTGCCCTTGGCGAACCGCATCGTCATCTCCCCCATGTGCGAATACTCCGCCGATAACGGCAGAGCGACGGATTGGCACATGATCCATCTGGGCCACCTCGCGCTTTCCGGTGCCGGCCTGCTGTTCGTCGAAGCTACCGCGGTCGAGCCGGGCGGACGTATCACGCCGGCCGATCTGGGCCTGTGGGATGACGATACCGAACACTCCATCGCAAAAGTGATGCAGGCAATACGGCGCTATTCGCCCATCCGGATGGGCGTGCAACTGGCCCACGCCGGCCGCAAGGCTTCCAGCCGCGCGCCATGGGAAGGCGGCAACCAGTTGCCCCAGGCTGAAGGGGGATGGCTGTGCGACGCTCCCTCGGCGGTACCCTACAAGGACGGCGAGGAAGCACCGCGGGCGCTCGATGCGGCAGGCCTGGAGCGCGTGCGCAACGCCTTCGTGGCCGCGGCGCGCCGTGCCGATCGCCTGGGTTTCGACACTGTCGAGCTACATGCCGCCCATGGTTATCTGATGCACCAATTCCTGTCCCCGTTGGCGAATCGGCGCACCGACCAGTACGGCGGCAGCCTGGAGAACCGTATGCGTTTTCCGCTGGAGGTTTTCGACGCCGTGCGCGCGGCCTTCAATGCCGACAAGCCGGTGGGGGTTCGGGTATCCGCCACTGATTGGGTCGATGGCGGGTGGGATGCGGACCAGACCGTGGCCTTCGCCCAGGCCCTGAAGGCAAGGGGCTGCGACTACATCGATGTATCGTCCGGCGGGATGTCGCCGGCCCAGAAAATTCCACTGTCGCCCGGCTACCAGGTGCCCTTCGCCGAACGCATCAAGCGCGAAACCGGAATCACCACGATGGCCGTGGGACTCATCACCGAGCCCGAACATGCGGACGCCATCGTTGCCCAGGGGCAGGCCGATATGGTGTCCCTGGCGCGCGGGATGCTCTACAACCCGCGCTGGCCCTGGCATGCGGCCGCCCACTTGGGCCAGCAGGTTCAGGCGCCCAGGCAATACTGGCGCTCGCCGCCCCATGAGATCAAGGCTTTGTTCGCGCAAGCCAGCTTCGGCCAGCGTTGACGCCTATTTGCCCGGGTGCGGCCCCTAGCCGCGCCCGGTACTGCCGAACCCGCCCGCACCGCGGTCGGAGGCCTGGAATTCCGTCACGACTTCGAAAGCCACCTGGGCGACTGGCACGATCACCATTTGCGCCAGGCGGTCCATGGGTTCCAGCGTGAACGGGGTGTCGCCACGATTCCATGTGGATACCATCAATTGGCCCTGATAGTCCGAATCGATCAGGCCGACCAGATTGCCCAGCACGATGCCATGCTTGTGTCCCAGCCCGGAGCGGGGAAGGATCATGGCCGCGTAACCGGGATCGCCGATATGGATGGCCAGGCCCGTCGGGATCAGCACGGTGGCGCCCGGTTCGACCATCATTGGCGCCTGCAGGCAGGCGCGCAGGTCCAGCCCCGCAGCACCTGGCGTGGCATAGGACGGCAGGAATTCGCGCATACGGTCGTCGAGTATCTTGAGGGCAACGGATTTCATCGTTTCTGCTTGGGGATGGGGCGCGGCCGGCGTGGGGTCGCGGCAAGGAGCGCTGTGAGCGCAGGCAGGCCGAAGCGTACCAAATGGCGAGCGTCGGCGCAGGGGCGTGGCGTCTTGCGCAGGAACGCAATCGGCGCGTGCAAGGCAGGGATGGAGCTCAGGCCTGGGAACCGCCGAACGGTTCCCTTCCCGTCAGCGTGCCGCTTGCGGGCGGGGGCGTGGCTGTCGTCAATGGCGGCAGGCGCGTCGGCGCCTGCTTCGCCCGCTTGCGCTGGCTTCGGGATGCCCGCCACAACATGCCGGCAAAAACGAGGAGAAACGCCACGGGGACCATGTCGTTCCAGTCGACCTGAGGCCGTTCGAGCGCAGCGACGAGCATGCGGATGGCTTGCCACACGATCGCCAGCGCGACGATGGCGGTCGCCAGCGCGCCCCGGCGTTGTGCCGCCTTCGCCGCGAGCGTGGTATCGGCCGCTGGCGCGTCGGCCGTTGAGGGCTTGGCGGCGTTCGTCCTGCTGCGTGCGGTCAGCATTTTCCGGATGTCCGGCATGGCGATGCCCCGGGGCTCCGGCGCCGTGACCTCGCCCGGCGATGGCGTGGGGGAAGCCGGACGCGCGGTTCCGGTTTGAGGAGACACCTGGCCGGGGGAGGGCTGGCCACGGTGGATCAGCTCATCGATATAACGCGCGTAATCGCCGTTACGTGGCTCGCCGTCGATAGCCATGTTGCGTCCTTGGACCATAGCCGGCCCTAGCGACGGGTCCGCCGCGTGGGGACGGCGACGCGCCGTTTGCGCATTACCATGAACAGCAGCCATACGCCCAGCACGACGGAAATGCCGGTGCCTACCAGCATCCCGATCTGGCTGGCCGCACCGATGTCGTCCATGTTGCGCATCGTCAGGTAGCCGGGCGCCAGCATAACGGGCATCCACAAGGCAGCGGACAGTACGTTGGCGGTCTGGAACCGCGCGTGTCCCATTCCCATGACGCCAGCGACGGTCGGGATGGTGCTCCGTATGGGGCCCATGAAGCGGCCGGCCAGCACGGACGCGAAACCGTAGCGTGAAAAGAACAGGCGCGCGCGGGCCACCGCGGTACGGTGCTGGCTGAGCGGCCAGCGCCGAAGTACCTTCGGGCCGACGCCGCGGCCCAGCCAATAGGACAGCGCATCGCCCACGATGGCGCCCGCCATGCCCCACACCAGTATGGAGGCACCGTCCAGCGTACCACTGCCCACCAGGCCTCCCGTAATAAGCAGCAGCGCGGTGGCCGGGACGAACAGCCCAACGATGACCAGCGATTCCGCCATGGTCAATACGGCCGTGACGGGGCCCGCCCAATCCTGGTTGTTCTCGATGAATACGCGTATCTGGTTGACGAATTGGTCCATGCCCGGTGCCTCGCCATCTGAATGCGGTATCTTACCGCGTGCGCCGGGCGCCGCGCGGGGCGGCATTCCGGCACTCAGCCGTATGGATGATGTCTAGGATGGATACACTCACGCACATCGCCTTGGGGGCCGGCATACAGGCGGCGCTCCTGGGCCGGTCACAAGGGCGCAAGGCACTGCTATACGGGGCAGTCCTGGCCACATTGCCGGATCTCGATGTCTTCGTACCGTACCCGGACCCCGTTTCCCTGATGACCTATCACCGTGGGTTTTCCCATTCGGTGTTCGTGCTGACGGCGCTGGCGGCCCTGTTGGCGTGGCTGATACGAAAACGGTGGCCCAACGCCCCGTACGGCGCCGGACGCCTCTTCATGACAATGTGGCTGGTCCTGATCACCCATCCGCTTCTGGACGCCATGACCACCTACGGCACCCAGCTGTTCTGGCCCGTGCCGGTGGCGCCGGTCAGCGTGTCCAGCATCTTCATCATCGACCCCATATTCACCCTTCCCCTGCTGGTGGCCTTGCTGGCCAACCTGGCGTGGGGCGAGCGGGTCCGGCGTCTACGCGCGGCGGCGCTTGGTTTCTCCGCCTTTTACCTGGTCTGGACGGTCGTGGCGAAAGCGATCGTGGAGGACCACGTCCGCACCGCATTGTCGGCCCAGGGAGTTTCCGCGCCCGCATTGTTTTCCGCGCCGATGCCGCTGAACAGCCTGTTGTGGCGCGTGGTTGCCCCTGGGCCGGGCGATACCTATTACGAGACCGTTTCAAGCGTCTTCGACGCCGGCGCGCCAGAGCAATTATCGCAGCCCATGAATCGTGCCTTGCGCGACGCCTTGCCGCCGGCGCCGCTGCTTGCCAGGCTGGATTGGTTCACGCACGGCTGGCTGCGCTATGACGCCATCGACGGCAATCTAGTCGTCACAGACCTGCGCATGGGCATGCCAGGCCACTATACGTTCCGATTCGTAATGGCGCGACAGGATCCTGCATCGGGCTGGCAGCTCGTGGTTCCGGAGCGCTGGCCCAGCGCGCGCGGTGACTGGGAGCAATTCCGGCAGATCCTGCGGCGTATCGCCGAGCCGCAACCGCCGCTGCCGCTGGATGTGTGGGCGCGGCGTACGACGGCGGTGGAGACCAAAGGCGGCGGGTCTTAGTTCACCACCACCAACAGGCTCAAGCGGGCAGGCGTGCGGCGATCTCGGCAAT
Coding sequences within it:
- a CDS encoding NADH:flavin oxidoreductase/NADH oxidase, which codes for MTSLFSAIDLGKLPLANRIVISPMCEYSADNGRATDWHMIHLGHLALSGAGLLFVEATAVEPGGRITPADLGLWDDDTEHSIAKVMQAIRRYSPIRMGVQLAHAGRKASSRAPWEGGNQLPQAEGGWLCDAPSAVPYKDGEEAPRALDAAGLERVRNAFVAAARRADRLGFDTVELHAAHGYLMHQFLSPLANRRTDQYGGSLENRMRFPLEVFDAVRAAFNADKPVGVRVSATDWVDGGWDADQTVAFAQALKARGCDYIDVSSGGMSPAQKIPLSPGYQVPFAERIKRETGITTMAVGLITEPEHADAIVAQGQADMVSLARGMLYNPRWPWHAAAHLGQQVQAPRQYWRSPPHEIKALFAQASFGQR
- the dut gene encoding dUTP diphosphatase — encoded protein: MKSVALKILDDRMREFLPSYATPGAAGLDLRACLQAPMMVEPGATVLIPTGLAIHIGDPGYAAMILPRSGLGHKHGIVLGNLVGLIDSDYQGQLMVSTWNRGDTPFTLEPMDRLAQMVIVPVAQVAFEVVTEFQASDRGAGGFGSTGRG
- a CDS encoding DedA family protein, with the translated sequence MDQFVNQIRVFIENNQDWAGPVTAVLTMAESLVIVGLFVPATALLLITGGLVGSGTLDGASILVWGMAGAIVGDALSYWLGRGVGPKVLRRWPLSQHRTAVARARLFFSRYGFASVLAGRFMGPIRSTIPTVAGVMGMGHARFQTANVLSAALWMPVMLAPGYLTMRNMDDIGAASQIGMLVGTGISVVLGVWLLFMVMRKRRVAVPTRRTRR
- a CDS encoding metal-dependent hydrolase, producing MDTLTHIALGAGIQAALLGRSQGRKALLYGAVLATLPDLDVFVPYPDPVSLMTYHRGFSHSVFVLTALAALLAWLIRKRWPNAPYGAGRLFMTMWLVLITHPLLDAMTTYGTQLFWPVPVAPVSVSSIFIIDPIFTLPLLVALLANLAWGERVRRLRAAALGFSAFYLVWTVVAKAIVEDHVRTALSAQGVSAPALFSAPMPLNSLLWRVVAPGPGDTYYETVSSVFDAGAPEQLSQPMNRALRDALPPAPLLARLDWFTHGWLRYDAIDGNLVVTDLRMGMPGHYTFRFVMARQDPASGWQLVVPERWPSARGDWEQFRQILRRIAEPQPPLPLDVWARRTTAVETKGGGS